In Uranotaenia lowii strain MFRU-FL chromosome 2, ASM2978415v1, whole genome shotgun sequence, one genomic interval encodes:
- the LOC129741910 gene encoding uncharacterized protein LOC129741910 → MGSKLSPLLAELFMSDFEGDLEKREKLFPRVWWRYVDDIFATVKERYLPQTLELLNSQHSSIKFTVEKEVDGKLPFLDLLISRKDDSTVKFGIYRKPTSTDRYITGDSNHFGAQKQAAFHSMAHRLFNIPMENSEFESEKERILLAANLNGYDEKFVYKILRKHERKRFRSNATTFKPEKEESQRVSLPFHPPLTNGIRKILSNHGLKVAYKSSNTLKDCLVSLKDKVPPEERSGIYEIPCEACPAVYIGQTRRKFKTRIKEHKNAVENNRSNESSVAAHASEFNHSIDWEKVKFKKCVRKASHLNAWESMYITTSERPLMNEDDAPIISPLFNLANKNV, encoded by the coding sequence ATGGGAAGCAAACTTTCCCCTTTGCTCGCTGAGCTGTTCATGAGCGATTTTGAAGGCGATctcgaaaaaagggaaaaacttTTCCCCCGAGTTTGGTGGCGCTACGTCGACGATATCTTCGCCACAGTTAAAGAACGATATCTCCCACAAACTCTTGAGCTCCTGAATAGCCAACACAGCTCGATCAAATTCACCGTCGAAAAAGAAGTGGATGGAAAACTCCCTTTTCTCGACCTGCTCATCTCCAGAAAAGATGATAGCACGGTGAAATTTGGAATCTACCGAAAACCGACATCAACCGATCGCTACATAACGGGAGATTCAAATCATTTTGGTGCACAAAAACAAGCTGCGTTTCATTCAATGGCACACCGTTTGTTCAACATACCGATGGAAAACAGTGAGTTTGAAAGCGAAAAAGAAAGGATTTTATTGGCGGCCAATCTGAACGGTTATGACGAAAAATTCGTGTATAAAATCCTACGCAAACACGAAAGAAAAAGGTTCCGAAGTAATGCCACCACTTTCAAACCAGAAAAGGAAGAATCCCAAAGGGTCAGTTTGCCGTTCCACCCACCACTGACCAATGGCATTCGGAAGATCCTCTCCAACCACGGTTTGAAAGTGGCTTACAAAAGTTCCAACACCCTAAAAGATTGTTTGGTTTCACTAAAGGATAAGGTGCCTCCGGAGGAAAGATCTGGTATCTACGAGATACCTTGCGAGGCCTGCCCGGCGGTCTATATTGGCCAAACAAGGCGCAAATTTAAAACACGGATAAAGGAGCATAAAAACGCCGTAGAAAACAACAGATCCAACGAATCCAGTGTAGCCGCCCATGCATCAGAATTCAACCATTCCATAGATTGGGAAaaggtgaaattcaaaaaatgtgttcGAAAAGCGTCACATTTAAATGCCTGGGAATCGATGTACATCACGACTTCAGAGAGGCCTTTAATGAACGAGGATGACGCGCCTATCATTTCGCCGCTTTTCAACTTGgcaaacaaaaatgtataa
- the LOC129741913 gene encoding uncharacterized protein LOC129741913 produces MCWQTALSGLNGNLCKRTIATKQKHRKKLASLANGQPTKKNTGVPKTIEKFVVNLSSIQLTEDENAMLNKGLNFAVAQESAPVAEIVNNIESAIQFRNFPSKAALRHDIENSILKAAKRKKCRSKRGTGSPEKVIAQLKKHEVVFTRADKGNAVVILDRQDYDNKVRDMISTGPYEECMYKNGKPKDPLNSLIEEANNARQKVALLMGEQKLERKFLVPNPKVASLYCLPKIHKNPIAMRPISSNICTPTEKMAAWLVEEMRKYPIKHGKSVKNSVELVEKLENFKVRRGEILVSFDVSALFPSVPIPDALRSLRRRLEKRRAPPNCIEAYVTIAEVCMNQNYFIFRGRFFKQTFGLSMGSKLSPLLAELFMSDFEGDLEKREKLFPRVWWRYVDDIFATVKERYLPQTLELLNSQHSSIKFTVEKEVDGKLPFLDLLISRKDDSTVKFGIYRKPTSTDRYITGDSNHFGAQKQAAFHSMAHRLFNIPMENSEFESEKERILLAANLNGYDEKFVYKILRKHERKRFRSNATTFKPEKEESQRVSLPFHPPLTNGIRKILSNHGLKVAYKSSNTLKDCLVSLKDKVPPEERSGIYEIPCEACPAVYIGQTRRKFKTRIKEHKNAVENNRSNESSVAAHASEFNHSIDWEKVKFKKCVRKASHLNAWESMYITTSERPLMNEDDAPIISPLFNLANKNV; encoded by the coding sequence ATGTGTTGGCAGACGGCGCTTAGTGGTTTAAACGGCAATCTGTGCAAACGTACAATTGCTACAAAACAAAAGCACCGCAAAAAATTGGCTTCTCTTGCGAACGGCCAGCCAACAAAGAAGAATACGGGGGTACCAAAAACTATTGAGAAATTTGTAGTGAATCTGTCGTCAATTCAATTGACGGAAGATGAGAATGCCATGCTAAATAAAGGGTTGAATTTTGCCGTGGCCCAAGAAAGTGCCCCAGTGGCCGAGATAGTGAACAATATCGAAAGCGCTATACAGTTTAGGAATTTTCCCTCCAAAGCTGCCCTGCGCCACGATATTGAGAATTCTATTCTCAAAGCCGCGAAAAGGAAAAAGTGTCGCTCAAAACGGGGGACAGGCAGTCCTGAAAAAGTTATTGCTCAGCTGAAAAAACATGAAGTTGTTTTTACGCGGGCGGATAAAGGTAATGCCGTAGTAATTTTGGATCGACAAGATTACGACAATAAGGTTCGGGACATGATTTCTACAGGGCCGTACGAAGAATGCATGTACAAAAATGGTAAGCCAAAAGACCCTCTCAATTCGTTGATCGAGGAGGCTAACAACGCAAGGCAAAAAGTAGCCCTTTTAATGGgtgaacaaaaattagaaagaaaatttctagtCCCGAACCCAAAAGTAGCCTCCTTGTATTGCCtcccaaaaatacacaaaaacccGATTGCGATGAGGCCTATTTCTTCGAATATTTGCACTCCAACTGAAAAAATGGCAGCATGGCTGGTCGAGGAAATGAGAAAATACCCGATCAAACACggaaaaagtgtcaaaaattcgGTGGAGCTagtggaaaaattggaaaatttcaaagtgcgTCGAGGTGAGATTTTGGTTTCGTTTGACGTCTCCGCACTTTTTCCTAGCGTCCCCATTCCTGACGCCTTACGCAGCCTTCGGAGACGTTTGGAAAAACGCAGAGCACCACCAAATTGTATAGAAGCGTACGTGACCATAGCTGAGGTATGTATGAACCAAAACTATTTCATATTCCGGGGGAGATTCTTCAAACAAACCTTTGGCCTCAGTATGGGAAGCAAACTTTCCCCTTTGCTCGCTGAGCTGTTCATGAGCGATTTTGAAGGCGATctcgaaaaaagggaaaaacttTTCCCCCGAGTTTGGTGGCGCTACGTCGACGATATCTTCGCCACAGTTAAAGAACGATATCTCCCACAAACTCTTGAGCTCCTGAATAGCCAACACAGCTCGATCAAATTCACCGTCGAAAAAGAAGTGGATGGAAAACTCCCTTTTCTCGACCTGCTCATCTCCAGAAAAGATGATAGCACGGTGAAATTTGGAATCTACCGAAAACCGACATCAACCGATCGCTACATAACGGGAGATTCAAATCATTTTGGTGCACAAAAACAAGCTGCGTTTCATTCAATGGCACACCGTTTGTTCAACATACCGATGGAAAACAGTGAGTTTGAAAGCGAAAAAGAAAGGATTTTATTGGCGGCCAATCTGAACGGTTATGACGAAAAATTCGTGTATAAAATCCTACGCAAACACGAAAGAAAAAGGTTCCGAAGTAATGCCACCACTTTCAAACCAGAAAAGGAAGAATCCCAAAGGGTCAGTTTGCCGTTCCACCCACCACTGACCAATGGCATTCGGAAGATCCTCTCCAACCACGGTTTGAAAGTGGCTTACAAAAGTTCCAACACCCTAAAAGATTGTTTGGTTTCACTAAAGGATAAGGTGCCTCCGGAGGAAAGATCTGGTATCTACGAGATACCTTGCGAGGCCTGCCCGGCGGTCTATATTGGCCAAACAAGGCGCAAATTTAAAACACGGATAAAGGAGCATAAAAACGCCGTAGAAAACAACAGATCCAACGAATCCAGTGTAGCCGCCCATGCATCAGAATTCAACCATTCCATAGATTGGGAAaaggtgaaattcaaaaaatgtgttcGAAAAGCGTCACATTTAAATGCCTGGGAATCGATGTACATCACGACTTCAGAGAGGCCTTTAATGAACGAGGATGACGCGCCTATCATTTCGCCGCTTTTCAACTTGgcaaacaaaaatgtataa